A part of Vibrio sp. B1FLJ16 genomic DNA contains:
- the polA gene encoding DNA polymerase I, with protein sequence MASIPENPLILIDGSSYLYRAFHAYPGTMSNGDIPTNAVYGVVNMLRSMMRQFASERIAVVFDAKGKTFRDDMYAEYKANRPPMPDDLRCQIEPLHDVIRAMGLPLICVPGVEADDVIGTLAYQASQKGMPVLISTGDKDMAQLVDDNITLINTMTNVVMDREGVIEKFGIPPELIIDYLALMGDKVDNIPGVPGVGDKTATALLQGIGGLTKLYENLDDIAPLGFRGSKTMAKKLVDNKDNAMLSYELATIKLDVELEETPESLLKAEPNKDELIKLYGQLTFKSWLNELLEGGSGAVEAVEMAGSSQAASSASSHAEMETSAVTIDRSQYETILDEASFNAWLEKLKASELFAFDTETDSLDYMVANLVGLSFATDEGIAAYVPVAHDYLDAPEQLDRDWVLEQLKPILEDEAQAKVGQNLKYDASVLARYGIEMKGIKHDTMLASYVYNSVGGKHDMDSLALRFLQHSCISFEQIAGKGKNQLTFNQIELDQASPYAAEDADVTLRLHNRLFANIEQDDKLKSVYEEIEIPLVPVLSRIERTGVLIDDMKLGAQSVEIAARLEELEKKAYEIAEQEFNMNSPKQLQAILFEKMGLPVVKKTPSGTPSTNEEVLQELALDYPLPKLILEYRGLAKLKSTYTDKLPKMINPTTGRVHTSYHQAVTATGRLSSTDPNLQNIPIRNEEGRRIRQAFIAPTGYKILAVDYSQIELRIMAHLSGDQALLDAFRDGKDIHAATAAEIMGVSIDQVSSEQRRRAKAVNFGLIYGMSAFGLAKQLGIPRGEAQTYMDKYFERYPGVMQYMEDTRSAAADKGYVETIFGRRLHLPEIKSRNGMRRKAAERAAINAPMQGTAADIIKKAMLLVDQWIQAEGNGRVKLLMQVHDELVFEVEESALSEIESKVQKLMESAAELKVPLVAEAGHGDSWDQAH encoded by the coding sequence ATGGCAAGTATTCCTGAAAATCCGCTGATTCTGATCGACGGTTCTTCTTACCTATATCGCGCTTTCCACGCCTACCCTGGCACGATGAGTAACGGTGATATCCCAACCAACGCCGTTTACGGTGTAGTAAACATGTTACGCAGTATGATGCGTCAGTTTGCGTCTGAACGTATTGCGGTGGTTTTTGATGCGAAGGGTAAAACCTTCCGTGACGATATGTATGCAGAATACAAAGCAAATCGTCCGCCAATGCCAGATGATCTTCGCTGCCAGATTGAACCTCTGCATGACGTGATTCGTGCGATGGGCTTGCCATTAATTTGTGTTCCCGGCGTTGAAGCTGATGACGTCATTGGTACTCTGGCGTACCAGGCGTCGCAAAAAGGCATGCCTGTATTGATCAGTACTGGTGATAAAGATATGGCGCAGTTGGTGGATGACAACATCACCCTGATCAACACCATGACCAACGTAGTGATGGATCGTGAAGGTGTGATTGAAAAGTTCGGTATTCCACCTGAGCTGATCATCGATTATCTCGCACTGATGGGCGATAAAGTCGATAACATTCCTGGCGTACCAGGTGTTGGTGATAAAACCGCAACGGCATTACTACAGGGTATCGGCGGTCTGACTAAGCTGTATGAAAACTTAGATGATATCGCTCCGCTGGGTTTCCGCGGATCTAAAACCATGGCGAAGAAGCTGGTCGACAACAAAGACAATGCGATGTTGTCTTACGAACTGGCTACCATCAAGCTGGATGTGGAACTGGAAGAGACGCCGGAATCTTTGCTAAAAGCAGAGCCAAACAAAGATGAACTGATTAAGCTTTATGGTCAGCTGACCTTTAAATCCTGGCTGAACGAATTGCTAGAAGGCGGCTCTGGTGCAGTGGAAGCGGTAGAGATGGCCGGATCTTCTCAGGCTGCATCATCTGCTTCTTCTCATGCAGAGATGGAAACGTCAGCAGTAACTATTGATCGCAGTCAGTACGAAACGATTTTAGACGAAGCGTCTTTTAACGCTTGGCTGGAGAAACTAAAAGCGTCTGAGTTGTTTGCTTTCGATACCGAGACCGACAGTCTTGACTACATGGTGGCGAATCTGGTCGGCCTGTCGTTTGCAACTGATGAAGGCATCGCTGCTTATGTTCCGGTAGCGCACGATTACCTGGATGCGCCAGAGCAATTAGATCGTGATTGGGTACTAGAGCAGCTAAAACCAATTCTTGAAGATGAAGCACAAGCCAAAGTTGGTCAGAACCTCAAATATGATGCTTCTGTGTTGGCTCGTTACGGCATTGAGATGAAGGGCATTAAGCACGATACCATGCTCGCTTCTTACGTTTACAACAGTGTAGGCGGTAAACATGACATGGACAGCTTGGCGCTGCGTTTCCTTCAGCACAGCTGTATCTCATTTGAGCAAATTGCCGGTAAGGGCAAAAATCAGCTGACTTTTAACCAAATCGAACTCGATCAGGCTTCTCCTTATGCGGCGGAAGATGCAGATGTGACACTTCGCCTGCATAACCGTCTGTTCGCTAATATTGAGCAAGACGACAAACTGAAATCGGTTTATGAAGAGATCGAAATTCCGCTGGTTCCGGTACTTTCCCGTATTGAGCGTACCGGGGTATTGATTGATGACATGAAGCTGGGTGCCCAGTCGGTCGAAATCGCGGCCCGTCTTGAAGAACTTGAGAAAAAAGCTTACGAAATTGCTGAGCAAGAGTTCAACATGAACTCTCCGAAACAGCTGCAAGCGATCCTGTTTGAAAAAATGGGCTTACCTGTGGTTAAGAAGACTCCGTCTGGCACGCCGTCAACCAATGAGGAAGTATTGCAGGAGCTGGCATTGGATTACCCGTTGCCAAAACTGATTCTGGAATACCGTGGTCTGGCTAAGTTGAAGTCGACTTACACAGATAAGTTGCCGAAGATGATCAACCCAACCACAGGTCGTGTACATACCTCTTACCATCAAGCGGTTACGGCGACAGGTCGTTTGTCATCGACTGATCCAAACCTGCAGAACATTCCAATTCGTAATGAAGAGGGCCGCCGTATTCGTCAGGCATTCATCGCACCTACCGGCTACAAAATATTAGCAGTCGACTACTCGCAAATTGAACTGCGTATCATGGCGCACCTATCAGGTGATCAGGCGCTGCTTGACGCGTTCCGTGATGGAAAAGACATTCACGCGGCTACAGCGGCTGAAATTATGGGCGTGAGTATTGATCAAGTATCGAGCGAACAGCGTCGTCGGGCGAAAGCGGTGAACTTTGGTCTTATCTACGGTATGAGTGCATTTGGCCTTGCTAAGCAGCTGGGTATTCCACGTGGAGAGGCTCAAACCTACATGGATAAGTACTTCGAGCGTTATCCTGGCGTAATGCAGTATATGGAAGACACGCGTAGCGCAGCCGCTGATAAGGGTTATGTAGAAACCATCTTCGGTCGTCGTTTGCACCTGCCAGAAATCAAATCGCGCAATGGTATGCGTCGCAAAGCGGCAGAGCGTGCTGCGATTAACGCACCAATGCAAGGTACCGCGGCAGACATCATCAAGAAAGCGATGCTGTTGGTGGATCAGTGGATTCAGGCTGAAGGCAATGGCCGGGTGAAGCTTCTGATGCAAGTACACGATGAACTGGTGTTTGAAGTGGAAGAGTCAGCATTGTCCGAAATTGAAAGTAAAGTACAGAAATTGATGGAATCAGCGGCTGAGCTGAAAGTGCCTCTTGTTGCAGAAGCAGGCCATGGTGACAGCTGGGATCAGGCTCACTAG
- a CDS encoding SPOR domain-containing protein, giving the protein MKLSKVTPLLLSIALAGCSIAPSPTQEAQCVGVMTSQDAYGHMNPNHFTVQVLALKQEADVQEYIRHIEPSYPVWVNWKSSRGTRWYAVTAGDFKTKDEAYRAIQKLPHNVRQSEPFILSFEQMKKQQETNVVRMR; this is encoded by the coding sequence ATGAAGCTATCTAAAGTCACTCCCCTATTACTTAGCATAGCCTTGGCGGGATGTAGTATTGCACCCTCTCCAACCCAGGAAGCACAGTGCGTAGGTGTAATGACTTCCCAGGATGCTTACGGACATATGAATCCCAACCACTTTACAGTTCAGGTATTAGCGCTTAAGCAGGAAGCGGATGTTCAGGAGTATATTCGTCATATTGAGCCGAGCTACCCTGTATGGGTAAACTGGAAATCAAGCCGTGGGACTCGTTGGTATGCAGTGACAGCAGGAGACTTCAAGACTAAAGATGAAGCCTATCGCGCAATTCAGAAGCTGCCTCACAACGTACGTCAGTCTGAGCCATTCATATTGAGCTTCGAACAGATGAAAAAGCAACAAGAGACCAATGTGGTCCGTATGCGCTAA
- the hemN gene encoding oxygen-independent coproporphyrinogen III oxidase, whose amino-acid sequence MSNQHTESEQQIVWDQAVLDKYNYSGPRYTSYPTALEFHEAFTISDYDMACAQYPDRPLSLYVHIPFCHKLCYYCGCNKVITRHSHKADEYLDVLEHEIRQRASLLVGRTVTQLHFGGGTPTFLSEKQISRVMDLLRQEFFFSDDAEISIEVDPREIELTMLDHLRGEGFNRLSIGVQDFNKEVQQLVNREQDEGFIFDMVARAKELGFRSTNLDLIYGLPKQTKDSFANTLEKVLEMQPGRLSVFNYAHMPQLFAAQRKIKDEDLPQAEEKMAILQDTIATLTDAGYQFIGMDHFAKPDDELAVAQREGVLHRNFQGYTTQGECDLVGFGVSAISMVGDAYAQNQKELKKYYAQVNDLRHALWKGVSLDADDLLRREVIKQLICNFKLDKKAIEAEFKVKFSQYFREDLELLQTFINDELVEVDDNEIRVTLRGRLLIRNICMSFDKYLRAKARQQQFSRVI is encoded by the coding sequence ATGTCGAATCAACACACTGAATCGGAACAGCAAATCGTTTGGGATCAAGCAGTATTGGATAAGTACAATTATTCCGGTCCTCGCTATACGTCTTACCCGACTGCATTGGAGTTTCATGAAGCATTTACCATTTCTGATTATGATATGGCTTGTGCTCAGTACCCGGATCGCCCATTGTCGTTGTACGTCCACATTCCGTTCTGTCATAAGCTGTGTTACTACTGTGGCTGTAATAAGGTTATAACCCGTCATTCGCACAAAGCAGATGAATACCTTGATGTGCTTGAGCACGAAATTCGTCAGCGTGCTTCACTACTGGTTGGCCGCACTGTAACCCAACTCCATTTTGGTGGTGGTACACCAACCTTCCTGTCTGAAAAGCAGATCTCGCGCGTGATGGACTTATTACGCCAGGAGTTCTTCTTCAGTGATGATGCAGAAATCAGCATTGAGGTCGACCCGCGTGAAATTGAGCTTACCATGCTGGATCACCTGCGTGGTGAAGGCTTCAACCGCCTGAGCATCGGTGTTCAGGATTTCAACAAAGAAGTGCAGCAGTTAGTAAACCGTGAACAGGATGAAGGGTTCATTTTTGATATGGTGGCTCGTGCGAAGGAGCTTGGCTTCCGTTCGACAAACCTAGATCTGATCTACGGCTTACCGAAACAAACCAAAGATTCTTTTGCTAATACACTAGAAAAAGTGCTGGAAATGCAACCGGGTCGTCTGTCGGTATTTAACTACGCCCACATGCCACAGCTGTTTGCCGCTCAGCGAAAGATTAAAGATGAAGACCTGCCACAGGCTGAAGAAAAGATGGCGATTTTGCAAGATACCATCGCGACGCTGACGGATGCGGGCTATCAGTTTATCGGTATGGACCACTTTGCTAAGCCAGATGACGAACTGGCAGTGGCACAACGTGAAGGAGTGTTGCATCGCAACTTCCAGGGTTACACTACTCAGGGCGAATGTGATTTAGTTGGTTTCGGTGTATCTGCGATCTCAATGGTTGGTGACGCTTATGCACAGAACCAAAAAGAGCTAAAGAAATACTATGCTCAGGTGAACGATCTTCGCCATGCTCTGTGGAAAGGTGTTTCTCTGGACGCGGATGATTTACTCCGTCGTGAAGTTATCAAGCAACTGATATGTAACTTTAAACTGGATAAAAAAGCCATTGAGGCAGAGTTTAAGGTTAAGTTCAGCCAGTACTTCAGAGAAGATTTAGAGTTACTGCAAACCTTCATCAACGATGAGCTGGTGGAAGTGGATGATAACGAAATTCGTGTAACGCTGCGTGGTCGTCTGCTGATCCGTAATATCTGTATGAGTTTCGATAAATACCTGCGTGCAAAAGCTAGACAGCAGCAGTTTTCGCGGGTTATCTAA
- a CDS encoding DUF2489 domain-containing protein: MNVTLLATAGAVIIIALASYAGYLLLQLKKQKELQLQHQKLAIEKRNANIFDNVHTLCQAGIQGQCDLSEISIRVYCIMDYVQGEERIDFDKTYPAISELYHIVKDMARGEDRQQLAKKERMQQNLARQKAESRLTETIVEELKLLKKNVQPLNNQINIQMI; encoded by the coding sequence ATGAACGTAACCTTATTAGCAACGGCAGGGGCGGTAATTATTATCGCTCTGGCTTCTTATGCAGGTTACCTTCTGCTTCAGTTAAAAAAGCAAAAGGAATTGCAGCTGCAGCATCAAAAATTGGCTATCGAAAAACGTAATGCCAACATTTTTGATAATGTGCATACCTTGTGTCAGGCGGGTATTCAGGGCCAGTGCGATTTGTCGGAAATCAGTATTCGTGTCTACTGCATCATGGACTACGTTCAGGGTGAAGAACGCATCGATTTCGATAAAACGTATCCTGCAATTTCTGAGCTTTACCATATTGTAAAAGATATGGCGCGTGGTGAAGATCGCCAGCAACTTGCTAAGAAAGAGCGTATGCAACAAAATTTAGCTCGTCAGAAAGCTGAAAGCCGCTTAACAGAGACGATTGTTGAAGAGCTCAAATTGTTGAAGAAAAACGTCCAGCCGCTGAATAATCAAATTAATATTCAGATGATCTAA
- the add gene encoding adenosine deaminase, whose product MITKNLPLTDLHRHLDGNIRTKTILELGQKFGVALPAYDIESLTPHVQIVEAEPSLVAFLSKLDWGVAVLGDLDACRRVAYENVEDALNAQIDYAELRFSPYYMAMKHKLPVAGVVEAVVDGVQAGMRDFGVKANLIGIMSRTFGTDACQQELDAILSQKDHIVAVDLAGDELGQPGDRFVSHFKQVNDAGLNVTVHAGEAAGAESMWQAINKLGATRIGHGVKAIEDPKLMDYLAEHRIGIESCLTSNIQTSTVESLANHPLKQFLEHGVLACLNTDDPAVEGIELPYEYEVAAPAAGLSQEQIRQAQINGLELAFLSDAEKTALKEKVKDRV is encoded by the coding sequence ATGATAACTAAGAATCTTCCTCTCACTGATTTGCACCGCCATCTTGACGGTAACATTCGTACTAAGACCATTCTTGAGCTTGGCCAGAAGTTTGGTGTTGCTCTGCCTGCGTACGACATCGAATCTTTAACTCCACACGTTCAAATTGTCGAAGCGGAACCTTCTCTTGTTGCTTTCCTTTCTAAGCTTGACTGGGGCGTTGCCGTACTTGGTGATTTAGACGCATGCCGCCGTGTCGCTTATGAAAACGTTGAAGACGCACTCAACGCTCAGATTGATTACGCAGAGCTGCGTTTCTCACCTTACTACATGGCAATGAAACACAAACTGCCAGTTGCTGGTGTGGTGGAAGCCGTTGTTGATGGTGTTCAGGCTGGTATGCGTGATTTCGGTGTGAAAGCTAACCTTATCGGAATCATGAGCCGTACGTTCGGTACCGATGCGTGCCAACAGGAGCTTGATGCCATTCTTAGTCAGAAGGACCACATTGTGGCCGTTGACCTTGCCGGTGACGAACTGGGCCAGCCGGGTGACCGTTTTGTTTCTCACTTTAAACAAGTAAATGATGCTGGACTTAACGTCACCGTGCACGCTGGCGAAGCCGCTGGCGCAGAAAGCATGTGGCAGGCAATCAATAAGCTAGGCGCAACACGTATCGGCCATGGTGTAAAAGCGATTGAAGACCCTAAACTGATGGATTACCTGGCAGAACACCGCATTGGTATTGAATCTTGCCTGACATCAAACATCCAGACCAGCACAGTAGAATCGCTTGCGAACCACCCACTGAAACAATTCCTCGAACACGGCGTACTGGCGTGTCTTAATACTGATGACCCGGCAGTGGAAGGTATTGAGCTTCCTTACGAATACGAAGTTGCAGCACCAGCAGCAGGTCTGAGTCAGGAGCAGATCCGTCAGGCACAGATTAATGGCCTTGAGCTGGCGTTCCTGTCAGACGCTGAGAAAACAGCGCTGAAAGAAAAAGTAAAAGATCGCGTTTAA
- the yihA gene encoding ribosome biogenesis GTP-binding protein YihA/YsxC: MSVKIHYQNTHFITSAPDIRHLPEDEGVEIAFAGRSNAGKSSALNRLTNQKSLAKTSKTPGRTQLINLFKVEEGCHIVDLPGYGFAQVPIEMKNKWQKSLGEYLQKRECLKGLVVLMDIRHPMKDLDQQMIYWAIDSRIPVQVLLTKADKLKSGARKQTLLKVRKQVETFGGDVDVDVFSSLKGLGVDQLRAKLDTWFAPAFAHLIEEESEAPESSEE; this comes from the coding sequence GTGAGCGTAAAAATTCATTACCAAAACACGCATTTCATCACCAGCGCACCCGATATTCGTCACCTGCCGGAGGACGAAGGTGTCGAAATCGCGTTTGCAGGACGCTCAAACGCTGGTAAATCGAGTGCACTTAACCGTCTGACTAACCAAAAGAGTTTAGCTAAGACGTCAAAGACACCGGGTCGTACCCAGTTAATCAACCTTTTCAAAGTAGAAGAAGGTTGCCACATCGTCGATCTACCAGGATACGGATTTGCTCAAGTCCCAATCGAGATGAAAAATAAGTGGCAGAAGTCGTTAGGTGAATACCTGCAGAAGCGCGAGTGTCTGAAAGGCCTTGTGGTTCTGATGGACATTCGTCATCCGATGAAAGATCTCGACCAGCAAATGATTTACTGGGCTATAGACAGCCGTATTCCAGTGCAAGTACTGCTGACCAAAGCCGATAAACTTAAGAGCGGAGCACGTAAGCAGACGCTACTGAAAGTGCGCAAACAGGTTGAAACTTTCGGTGGTGATGTCGATGTTGACGTATTCTCTTCACTGAAAGGTTTAGGTGTTGATCAGCTACGCGCGAAACTGGATACCTGGTTTGCGCCAGCGTTTGCACATCTGATTGAAGAAGAGTCAGAAGCACCAGAAAGCAGTGAAGAATAA
- a CDS encoding c-type cytochrome encodes MKKLALILSVLASCSVWAQGSIEAGKAKSQTCVACHGADGNSAIAMYPKLAGQHAKYLEKQLQDLKLGMTSGGKQGRYDPVMSGMAMPLSDEDIADLSAYFASLPISENSTPEDVVTKGKVLYTAGDAERGLTACIACHGARGNGTELSGFPKISGQHADYIKAQLTKFRDGSRGNDMNAMMRDIAKKMTDEDIEVLSKYVGGLH; translated from the coding sequence ATGAAGAAATTAGCGCTAATTTTGAGTGTTTTAGCCAGCTGCTCAGTATGGGCCCAAGGTAGTATTGAGGCTGGTAAAGCAAAATCCCAAACCTGTGTCGCCTGTCATGGTGCAGATGGCAACAGTGCAATCGCAATGTACCCTAAACTAGCAGGCCAACACGCTAAGTATCTTGAGAAACAGCTACAAGATCTTAAGTTAGGTATGACAAGTGGTGGTAAGCAGGGTCGTTACGATCCGGTCATGAGTGGTATGGCAATGCCGCTAAGCGATGAAGACATCGCGGATCTGTCTGCATACTTCGCTTCTCTCCCGATTTCAGAGAACTCGACGCCTGAAGATGTCGTTACAAAAGGTAAAGTGCTTTACACTGCCGGTGACGCTGAGCGTGGTCTGACAGCATGTATTGCTTGTCACGGTGCGCGTGGTAACGGTACTGAGCTTTCAGGGTTCCCTAAAATTTCTGGTCAGCATGCTGACTACATTAAAGCTCAGCTGACTAAATTCCGTGATGGTAGCCGTGGTAACGATATGAATGCCATGATGCGTGACATCGCGAAGAAAATGACAGACGAAGATATCGAAGTTCTGTCGAAGTACGTTGGCGGTCTGCACTAA
- the yihI gene encoding Der GTPase-activating protein YihI, whose product MSRSKKSRKPGAAGAPDIIVTRNRTESDVEGRLRKRAKKRKGLKTGNRNSEANEQKKHAAAQNRDPRLGSKKKIPLIVEPAKKMTKQERRLSAEQELEMLENDAQLNVLLDRIEAGENLGTGLQKYVDEKLDRIEKLMSQLGLLEPEEEEDFTAPAEKGPRNDDDLLADFDDINFDDYKG is encoded by the coding sequence ATGAGCCGTAGTAAAAAATCTAGAAAGCCGGGCGCTGCAGGCGCACCTGATATTATTGTCACTCGTAACCGTACAGAATCGGACGTTGAAGGCCGCCTGCGCAAGCGTGCGAAAAAACGCAAAGGTCTGAAAACCGGTAACCGTAATTCGGAGGCGAACGAGCAGAAGAAACACGCAGCTGCTCAAAACCGCGATCCTCGCTTAGGCAGCAAGAAGAAGATCCCTCTGATTGTTGAGCCTGCGAAGAAAATGACTAAGCAAGAGCGTCGTTTATCTGCAGAGCAAGAGCTGGAGATGCTGGAAAATGACGCGCAGTTAAACGTGTTGCTGGATCGTATCGAAGCGGGTGAAAATCTGGGTACTGGTCTGCAGAAGTACGTTGATGAGAAGCTGGATCGTATTGAGAAGCTGATGAGTCAGCTTGGTCTGCTAGAACCGGAAGAAGAGGAAGACTTCACCGCACCAGCAGAGAAAGGTCCTCGTAATGACGATGATCTGCTTGCAGACTTCGATGACATCAACTTCGATGACTACAAAGGATAA
- a CDS encoding class I SAM-dependent methyltransferase, whose translation MHTCPLCHSQHTHHYFEDKRREYLQCEQCCLVFVNPDQRLDADTEKAHYDLHENNPEDIGYRRFLSRIADPITARISPQSNGIDFGCGPGPTLSLMLEEVGHTMALYDIYYHPDTSVLETQYDFMTATEVIEHLYHPDMVWKQWLNLVKPGGWIGLMTKMVIDAEAFQSWHYKNDPTHVVFFSRDTFRFLAERDKLELEFIGNDVILLRKTQ comes from the coding sequence ATGCATACCTGTCCTTTATGCCACAGTCAGCACACTCACCACTATTTTGAAGATAAGCGACGCGAGTACCTTCAATGTGAGCAGTGCTGTTTGGTGTTTGTAAATCCAGACCAACGTTTGGATGCAGATACTGAAAAAGCTCACTATGATTTGCATGAGAACAATCCAGAAGATATCGGATACCGACGTTTTCTGTCGCGGATTGCTGATCCGATTACAGCGCGAATTTCACCACAATCGAACGGAATCGACTTTGGTTGTGGGCCGGGACCGACACTTTCTCTGATGCTAGAAGAAGTAGGTCACACCATGGCGTTGTACGATATTTACTATCACCCTGATACATCGGTGTTAGAAACGCAGTATGACTTCATGACAGCAACAGAGGTGATAGAACACCTCTACCACCCAGATATGGTGTGGAAGCAATGGTTGAATTTAGTTAAGCCCGGGGGCTGGATAGGTCTGATGACGAAGATGGTTATCGACGCAGAAGCATTTCAGTCATGGCACTATAAGAATGACCCGACGCATGTGGTGTTCTTTAGCCGTGATACATTCCGGTTCCTGGCTGAGCGGGATAAGCTCGAACTTGAATTTATAGGTAATGATGTAATTTTACTGAGGAAAACCCAGTAA